DNA sequence from the Malus domestica chromosome 06, GDT2T_hap1 genome:
gcaacatttttttaattaactcaAGTAAAGTGGTGAAGATCTCATATGGCATTCCCGCTAAACACTTGATCTGATACAGTCTTACAACCGATTCCAATTTCTTAAACTCTTTACATCCTGGCCATAAATCTTGATCTGCCTCTTCAAGCAACCTAAAAAAAGTCTCCACCTCTTCTTGACGCCTTTCCCCAATAGGGGGTTCAGTAGACGGCCCAACACCTTCTTCTATTAATGGTTGGACAAATATATCATTAAGAAAATCATGCATACCAGCCACCTCATCTCCTATTTCTACTTCTCCGATTGCCACATTTTGCTCTCCAATGTTTTTCTCACCATGATGTCGCCACCAAGCGTTTTTATAatctttatccatatcatacaatATGAGATGTTCAACAATAGTGTTCCTAACAAAAGTATATCGATTACAACATCTTCTGCAAGGACATCTAAACTTATCAAGGCCAACACCATTTGCAACCGCTTggtccaaaaacaaattaattccagTTGTATAAGCTTCCAAATTTCGAGCTATCTTCAACCAACTCATGTCCATGTTTTACCGCTTTACGAGGGCAAAATATTATGTTGACACTAAAATGCCTACAATCTTTCAATCCCTATCATGTAGGGAtaactattagaattttcaatttctatctTTCAACCCTCGAACTCTATCACGATTgcaatcttttaattttcaacatctattatagtaaaaacaaattaaaataacaacaaaaaagttATCAAATTATGCTCATCTAATCCATTCTAGTAAATAACAACCAAAAGTTATCAAAGttatcaaaataacaacaaaaacaaattaaaataacaattagagtgcaaaacaaattaatttaacataatatattcttatattactaaatattataggtttatgttatatttaatatgtCAATTtcacataaatgcttataaatattattcatttcctttttctcataacaattcaagtgacaaaattaattcattcgactaaatatttattaatttaacaaaaatagtaTAAATGTATCTAAGCACTTAAATTAGaacttttaaataaataaacttgtgtattatacaatataaaattaaagaatttagtgaTAGAAACCTAAATTATGGA
Encoded proteins:
- the LOC139196904 gene encoding uncharacterized protein, with amino-acid sequence MDMSWLKIARNLEAYTTGINLFLDQAVANGVGLDKFRCPCRRCCNRYTFVRNTIVEHLILYDMDKDYKNAWWRHHGEKNIGEQNVAIGEVEIGDEVAGMHDFLNDIFVQPLIEEGVGPSTEPPIGERRQEEVETFFRLLEEADQDLWPGCKEFKKLESVVRLYQIKCLAGMPYEIFTTLLELIKKMLLEGDCLSDSYYKAKKLINDLGLTYVKIDACPNDCMIYWKDTSELTVYSVCGESRYKITNVEDSSRKKIAAKIMWYFPLKPRLQRFFMSQHTAEHMRWHATECPKDEFMRHHSDSPAWKHLDNLYPDFALEIRNVRLGLGSDGFNPFGKMRHDHNTWPVVLSVYNLPL